The following proteins come from a genomic window of Sardina pilchardus chromosome 1, fSarPil1.1, whole genome shotgun sequence:
- the LOC134095138 gene encoding extracellular serine/threonine protein kinase FAM20C-like isoform X2: MRVVMRWCTRGRVRTLCLGLACLSVLLHVLLVMLTLSVYQTPCEPHSQLPGETIRALADPNAAPRSDSHGKAPSDPRQPGVSSRDVSGDHKMAAQTREESSAVKQGGIVEPLGETVKVKPVSSPELQPLKPNLTQLEALFAHPLYNLPGAPLQEEDWLLRVKPKVKENELDSPQWLSASEEGYAALHLNGDVETHPPWLRFHLGINRWHLYDHKDPNLRQLEEQLTSHKIVSAVQKTGGTQLKLVMSFPNYGQSLFKPMKQDRNDETNYNLYYFSDFERHNAEIGAFHLDRVLGFRRVPPAVGRLVDVITEIKDITTDRKLAKTFFNSPVGNACFYGQCSYYCSTEHAVCGRPRALEASMATMLPDLSLAPRRSWRSPWRRSYSRSKLAQWETEKDYCDTVKKTPPYNQGTRLVDLIDMAILDFLMSNMDRHHYETFEKFGNDTFLIHLDNGRAFGRFSKDEPSILAPLEQCCRIRRSTLEKLQLLALPHYHLSVVMRASLSQDPLTAVAPLLSEPHLEALDRRLARVLKVVGHCQEQYGNVIYNDIPDYP; this comes from the exons ATGAGAGT TGTGATGCGCTGGTGCACGCGTGGCCGTGTGCGGACGCTGTGCCTGGGGCTGGCCTGCCTGTCAGTGCTGCTTCACGTCCTGCTGGTGATGCTCACCCTCTCCGTGTACCAGACTCCGTGTGAGCCTCACTCCCAGCTCCCCGGCGAGACCATCAGGGCCCTCGCGGATCCCAACGCTGCTCCGCGTTCGGACAGCCACGGGAAGGCCCCCTCTGACCCGAGACAGCCTGGCGTCTCCTCCAGGGATGTTAGCGGAGACCACAAAATGGCAGCTCAGACACGGGAAGAGAGCTCAGCTGTAAAGCAGGGTGGAATTGTCGAGCCCCTCGGCGAGACGGTCAAAGTGAAACCTGTGAGCTCACCTGAGCTTCAGCCTTTGAAGCCGAATCTCACTCAGCTGGAGGCTCTCTTCGCACACCCGCTCTACAACCTCCCGGGAGCCCCTCTCCAGGAGGAGGACTGGCTGCTGCGCGTGAAGCCAAAGGTCAAGGAGAACGAGCTGGACAGTCCTCAGTG gttGAGTGCCAGTGAGGAGGGGTACGCTGCACTTCACCTGAACGGTGACGTCGAGACTCACCCGCCCTGGCTGCGCTTCCACCTGGGCATCAACCGCTGGCACCTGTACGACCATAAAGACCCCAACCTGCGccagctggaggagcagctcACTTCCCACAAGATCGTCAGCGCAG TGCAGAAGACCGGAGGCACTCAGCTCAAGTTGGTGATGTCATTTCCTAATTACGGGCAGTCGCTCTTCAAGCCCATGAA GCAAGACCGCAATGATGAAACAAATTACAATCTGTATTACTTCTCTGACTTCGAAAGACACAATGCTGAAATTGGTGCATTTCATCTAGACAG GGTTTTGGGGTTCCGAAGAGTCCCACCTGCGGTTGGAAGGCTAGTAGATGTGATTACAGAAATTAAAGACATAACCACTGACAGAAAACTGGCAAAAACCTTCTTTAATTCACCAG TGGGCAACGCGTGTTTCTACGGTCAGTGCTCGTACTACTGCTCCACGGAGCACGCCGTGTGTGGCCGGCCCCGTGCTCTGGAGGCCTCCATGGCCACCATGCTGCCGGACCTCTCCCTGGCCCCGCGCCGCTCCTGGAGGAGCCCATGGAGGCGCTCCTACAGCCGCAGTAAACTGGCACA gtgggagacagagaaagactaCTGTGATACTGTGAAAAAGACGCCGCCATACAACCAAGGAACACGGCTAGTTGACCTCATTGACATGGCTATCCTGGACTTTCTGATGA GTAACATGGACAGACATCATTACGAAACATTCGAGAAGTTTGGCAATGACACCTTCCTCATACACTTAGACAATGGGAGAGC GTTTGGTCGTTTCTCCAAAGATGAGCCCTCTATATTAGCACCCCTGGAGCAGTGTTGCAG GATCCGCCGCTCCACTCTGGAgaagctgcagctgctggcCCTGCCTCACTACCACCTCAGTGTTGTCATGCGAGCGTCGCTCTCGCAGGACCCGTTGACTGCTGTGGCGCCTCTTCTGTCTGAGCCACACCTTGAAGCCCTGGACCGCCGTTTAGCACGAGTCCTCAAAGTTGTTGGACATTGCCAGGAGCAATATGGCAATGTCATCTACAATGATATCCCTGATTATCCTTGA
- the cbx6a gene encoding chromobox protein homolog 6a, whose product MELSAVGDRVFAAEAILKRRVRKGSIEYLVKWKGWALKYSTWEPEENILDDRLISGFEQKEREQELYGPKKRGPKPKNFVLKARAKSGEPSSRASGPRPAPRRSASRPPSARPPSARPPSARPPPSGSAAPASNPPSSSASAAPAPSPKLHSLAASHKLKKDIRRCHRMSRRPLPRPDPLAPPSGSASGALSSRPPISPFSETVRILNRRVKPREVKRGRIILNLKVIDKAGGGGAASRRTGIPSRNRIIGKRSGEVPYRPFQPPMKMTGFPMYGKPYGLQAIGPVSFQPSAGMASNTEARVGGTSAPASASTPPAVPQYQSPPSPSSSSGSDSRPPTPRQRQLAAPRAPPQPRARASPLKLSPRAAAQGGASSQPQPSAAQSAAVPEAGAFLPCSPSLSSSRSSSSSLEDEEGEEGGGGGGATASPRGRRGLRQRCARPAQPPAATSDTAAPAPAEDSPSASLPGETRAPVEGDPDWHPEMAPRGANVVVTDVTTNLLTVTIKEFCQPAEAGSGPASPSATSATSPSTPPQADEPALPLPAAPVPQP is encoded by the exons ATGGAGCTCTCTGCGGTCGGAGATCGTGTTTTCGCCGCGGAAGCCATCCTGAAACGTCGCGTCCGAAAA GGTAGTATCGAATATCTCGTGAAGTGGAAAGGATGGGCATTGAA GTATAGCACATGGGAACCAGAGGAAAATATTCTGGATGACCGACTCATCTCAGGTTTTGAACAGAA AGAACGTGAACAGGAACTCTATGGGCCAAAGAAGCGTGGGCCTAAACCGAAAAACTTTGTTCTCAAG GCACGGGCCAAGTCAGGAGAGCCCTCCTCCCGGGCCTCGggcccccgccccgccccgcgcCGCTCTGCCTCTCGGCCCCCGTCCGCCCGGCCCCCGTCGGCTCGTCCTCCATCCGCTCGGCCTCCTCCCTCCGGTTCCGCCGCTCCGGCgtccaaccccccctcctcgtCCGCGTCCGCGGCCCCCGCTCCCTCTCCTAAGCTCCACTCGCTGGCCGCCTCCCACAAGCTGAAGAAGGACATCCGCCGCTGCCACCGCATGTCGCGCCGCCCACTGCCCCGGCCCGACCCCCTGGCCCCCCCGAGCGGCTCGGCCTCCGGCGCCCTCTCCTCCCGGCCCCCCATCTCGCCCTTCTCCGAGACGGTGCGCATCCTGAACCGCAGGGTCAAGCCCCGGGAGGTCAAGCGAGGTCGCATCATCCTGAACCTGAAGGTCATCGACAAGGCGGGAGGCGGCGGGGCGGCCAGCAGGCGGACCGGGATCCCCTCGCGGAACCGCATCATCGGCAAGAGGTCCGGCGAAGTCCCCTACCGGCCGTTCCAGCCGCCCATGAAGATGACGGGCTTCCCCATGTACGGAAAGCCGTACGGGCTGCAGGCCATCGGGCCCGTCTCTTTCCAGCCCAGCGCCGGCATGGCGTCCAACACGGAGGCCCGCGTGGGGGGCACGTCCGCGCCAGCCTCTGCCAGCACCCCGCCGGCTGTGCCCCAGTACCAGTCTCCGCCCTCGCCCTCCAGCTCCAGCGGCTCCGACAGCAGGCCTCCCACCCCTCGCCAGAGGCAGCTGGCAGCGCCGCGCGCGCCACCCCAGCCCCGGGCGCGGGCGTCTCCTCTCAAACTGAGCCCCCGGGCCGCCGCCCAGGGGGGCGCCTCGTCCCAGCCGCAGCCGAGCGCCGCGCAGAGCGCCGCCGTGCCCGAGGCGGGCGCCTTCCTGCCCTGCTCGCCCTCGCTCTCGTCCTCGcggtcgtcctcctcctccctggaggacgaggagggcgaggagggcggcggcggcggcggcgccacGGCGTCTCCGAGGGGCAGAAGAGGCCTCCGCCAGCGCTGCGCCCGCCCCGCCCAGCCGCCCGCCGCCACGTCAGACACCGCCGCGCCCGCGCCTGCCGAGGACTCCCCCTCCGCCAGCCTGCCGGGGGAGACGCGGGCGCCCGTGGAGGGCGACCCGGACTGGCACCCCGAGATGGCCCCCCGCGGCGCCAACGTGGTGGTGACCGACGTCACCACCAACCTCCTCACCGTCACCATCAAGGAGTTCTGCCAGCCCGCCGAAGCAGGCTCAGGACCCGCCTCCCCCTCCGCCACCTCCGCCACCTCCCCGTCCACCCCTCCCCAGGCCGACGAGCCGGCGCTGCCCCTCCCAGCCGCGCCGGTGCCCCAGCCATAG
- the LOC134080123 gene encoding protein MIS12 homolog, whose amino-acid sequence MDEPAEKIVASDSLKLYEAQFFGFTPQTCMLRIYSAFHDSLYELMLVVESVFKRKLSAAGQEPSEELCVQMQECSQKLLQFLQERFELLSSRMETLLVDSILSVPPNVLLLEDESHRKYPQGPEELMRMERSLAELHQAYQAEVCAKQALLAELGEQKEVQEHLGGILSWVGELRTCGRQEGLVQDNFAPLVETVRHLQDVKAKILKKSRDLDEL is encoded by the exons ATGGACGAACCAGCAGAGAAAATTG TGGCATCAGATTCTCTGAAGCTGTACGAGGCGCAGTTCTTTGGCTTCACTCCTCAGACGTGCATGCTGAGGATCTACAGCGCCTTTCACGACAGCCTGTACGAGCTCATGCTGGTGGTGGAGTCCGTGTTCAAGCGCAAGCTCAGTGCTGCGGGGCAGGAGCCCTCCGAGGAGCTGTGTGTCCAGATGCAGGAATGCAGCCAAAAGCTGCTCCAGTTCCTGCAGGAGCGCTTTGAGCTGCTGTCCAGTCGCATGGAGACGCTCCTGGTGGACAGCATCCTCTCCGTGCCCCCCAACGTCCTGCTGCTGGAGGACGAGTCCCACAGGAAGTACCCACAGGGGCCGGAGGAGCTGATGAGGATGGAGCGGTCGCTGGCAGAGCTCCACCAGGCCTATCAGGCAGAGGTGTGTGCCAAGCAGGCCCTGCTGGCAGAGCTGGGAGAGCAgaaggaggtgcaggagcacctGGGCGGCATCCTGAGCTGGGTGGGAGAGCTGCGCACCTGCGGCAGACAAGAGGGTCTTGTCCAGGACAACTTCGCCCCGCTCGTGGAGACGGTGAGGCACCTGCAAGATGTCAAGGCCAAGATCCTGAAGAAGAGTAGAGATCTCGACGAACTCTGA
- the pla2g6 gene encoding 85/88 kDa calcium-independent phospholipase A2, with product MQFLGRLLDTVSSVSNLFTNPYRVRDVPLSDYSGGGRTRLKDDGRIVLYRNPPSQSWDCLLLCPETPATALRLFQVASEEDAMNWYPQYALKLRPFYEMIPSLKPETIQPIVDCIRNHPDFSSAHIAVDRGLRDCLKHNYVLSQINARDGQGQTPLHLACEHGDVVCVSELLDECQARTDIKDKNGDTPMHCAAKQDTAAVIEVLCCRLCAGVNELNLAGETPLHVACRQGRAEAVKALLGGGAKCDVLGGHCYPIHTAMKYSQRGCAEAILTADPAQLQAEDPMYGGTPLHWAKTSEMTRMLLDRGCNVNYLSKTGESPLHILTKKDRFEAAMVLLTHGGDANIRGPDGNTALHLAMKLDHMDLIKALIVFGADVEIHNDLGETPGLIAARSSKGPNRKILLDMLCSVGAERCHPPSSELLSPSRRVTTPSPGIGFEDLMHVSATLSAMSGGRAEVDGIKPGSTKTERLLCLDGGGIKGLVLIQLLIALEREAGRPIRELFDWVAGTSTGGILALAVIHGKSMPYLRCLYFRMKEQVFKGSRPYESAPLEDFLKKEFGENTKMTDVKHPRVMVTSVLADRHPGELHIFRNYDPPVLQRDPPYASTATFKPLTIPEEQLVWRAARSSGAAPTYFRPMGRFLDGGLLANNPTLDAMTEIHHHNKALKAQGRGVEARRLGVVLSLGTGKPPQVAVSSVDVFRPSNPLELAKSFVGAKELGKMLVDCCTDSDGCAVDRARSWCEMTDIIYHRLSPQLSQEVLLDEVSDAVLVDMLWETQMYLYEQRAQITTLAQQLLQA from the exons ATGCAGTTCTTGGGCCGTCTCTTGGACACTGTGTCCTCTGTCTCCAACTTGTTCACCAACCCATACCGTGTGAGGGATGTCCCGCTGTCTGACTACAGTGGAGGGGGCCGGACGAGGCTGAAGGACGACGGCAGGATAGTTTTGTACAGGAATCCACCCAGCCAGTCCTGGGACTGTCTGCTGCTGTGTCCCGAGACGCCGGCAACTGCCCTCAG GCTGTTCCAAGTGGCCTCAGAAGAGGATGCCATGAACTGGTACCCTCAGTATGCCCTCAAACTCCGCCCCTTCTATGAGATGATCCCGTCATTAAAACCTGAGACCATCCAGCCAATAGTGGACTGCATTCGCAATCATCCCGACTTCAGCTCCGCCCATATCGCTGTGGATAGGGGGTTAAGGGACTGCTTGAAGCACAACTATGTTCTGAG TCAAATCAATGCTCGTGACGGCCAGGGTCAAACCCCCCTACACCTGGCCTGTGAGCACGGTGATGTCGTCTGCGTCAGTGAGCTTCTCGACGAGTGCCAGGCTCGCACCGACATCAAAGACAAAAATGGAGACACGCCCATGCACTGTGCTGCTAAGCAGGACACAGCAGCCGTCATAGAG GTGCTGTGCTGCCGTCTGTGTGCCGGGGTGAACGAGCTCAACCTGGCGGGCGAGACGCCCCTCCACGTGGCCTGCCGGCAGGGGCGCGCTGAGGCGGTCAAGGCTCTGCTGGGCGGCGGGGCCAAGTGTGACGTTCTTGGAGGCCACTGTTATCCCATTCACACGGCCATGAAGTACAGCCAGAGAGG CTGTGCGGAGGCCATCTTGACGGCGGACCCTGCTCAGCTCCAGGCAGAGGACCCCATGTACGGAGGCACTCCACTGCACTGGGCCAAGACTTCTGAG ATGACTCGGATGTTGCTGGATCGAGGCTGCAATGTGAACTACCTCAGCAAGACGGGGGAGAGCCCGCTCCACATCCTGACCAAGAAGGACCGCTTTGAGGCGGCCATGGTGCTGCTGACCCACGGTGGAGACGCCAACATCCGCGGCCCCGACGGGAACACCGCCCTTCACCTGGCCATGAAG CTGGATCACATGGACCTGATTAAGGCTTTGATCGTGTTTGGAGCAGATGTGGAGATCCACAACGACCTGGGAGAGACGCCCGGCCTCATCGCTGCACGCAGCAGCAAAG GCCCCAACAGAAAGATTCTGCTGGACATGCTGTGTAGTGTGGGAGCCGAGCGCTGCCACCCTCCATCCTCAGAGCTGCTCTCCCCCAGCCGGAGAGTGACCACTCCTAGTCCTGGCATAG GGTTTGAGGACCTCATGCATGTGTCTGCTACACTCTCAGCCATGAGCGGGGGGCGAGCGGAGGTGGACGGGATCAAACCAGGAAGCACAAA GACGGAGAGGCTGCTGTGTCTGGACGGAGGCGGGATCAAGGGCCTGGTTCTGATCCAGTTGCTGATCGCACTGGAGCGAGAGGCCGGTCGGCCAATCAGAGAGCTCTTTGACTGGGTGGCGGGAACTAGCACTGGAGGCATACTTGCTCTGGCTGTtatacatg GTAAGTCCATGCCGTACCTGCGCTGTCTGTACTTCCGCATGAAGGAGCAGGTGTTCAAGGGATCGCGGCCGTACGAGTCGGCCCCTCTGGAGGACTTCCTGAAGAAGGAGTTTGGAGAGAACACCAAGATGACCGACGTCAAGCACCCCAG GGTGATGGTGACGAGTGTGCTTGCTGACAGACACCCGGGGGAGCTGCACATCTTTAGGAACTACGACCCCCCGGTCCTCCAGCGTGACCCACCTTACGCCTCCACGGCCACCTTCAAGCCTCTCACCATCCCAGAAG AACAATTGGTCTGGCGTGCCGCCCGTTCCAGTGGTGCCGCCCCCACCTACTTCCGGCCAATGGGCCGCTTCCTGGACGGAGGGCTGCTGGCCAATAACCCCACGCTGGACGCCATGACGGAgatccaccaccacaacaaggCCCTGAAGGCACAG gggAGAGGTGTGGAGGCGCGTAGGCTGGGTGTGGTGCTGTCCCTGGGCACTGGGAAACCCCCTCAGGTGGCGGTCAGCTCGGTGGACGTGTTCCGGCCCTCCAACCCCCTGGAGCTGGCCAAGTCTTTTGTGGGAGCCAAGGAACTGGGCAAGATGCTGGTGGACTGT tgCACAGACTCTGATGGCTGTGCCGTGGACCGGGCTCGTTCCTGGTGTGAGATGACGGACATAATCTACCACAG GCTGAGCCCTCAGCTGTCCCAGGAGGTGCTGCTGGACGAGGTGAGCGACGCGGTGCTGGTGGACATGCTGTGGGAGACGCAGATGTACCTGTACGAGCAGAGGGCCCAGATCACCACCCTCgcccagcagctgctgcaggcCTGA
- the nptxrb gene encoding neuronal pentraxin receptor b — translation MKFVVVLVAAGVLAFLGAVICIIAGVYARSSPAGPQALADNRSLSTESLLQPLSPGSVAYAGPLGALHGSESYEGGGLGLGMEVPTLNELSPGQVTGENRKQYTFSRLICTPIPVGDCKSKGFNQQADDPYADDEWHYLRTTAEELRQTVMQQNDQIEIDQRTIGELTGKLSECESGLEDTSISERSVGVWAGNRRLMAGDDVSASAAAQLQTARAVEELEKAILQLKDRIEKLEAEIGPAPVQNHTDVGTKGFIKASGKPSWRVEDLEGELEKKMELLEKERKALRKETQGHHKEIDEGLNTLHNRIAELEQSLTDYSYPEGYKLSFPVRTNYMYGMVRKVIPEMYAFTACMWLKPTEGGIGTPFSYAVPEQPNELVLLQGVHNPVELLINDKVAQLPLSLPVGLWQHICISWTLRDGVWRAYQGGKLKGQGEGLAAWHPIRPGGVLILGQEQDTLGGRFDASQALVGELSKFNMWDRVLSPTEVSSLASCSGSAKLGNVSPWTDRDVDVLGGATKEPVDPCARGSGPQQ, via the exons ATGAAGTTCGTTGTTGTCCTGGTGGCCGCCGGGGTTCTGGCCTTTCTCGGCGCAGTCATTTGCATCATTGCCGGTGTTTACGCGCGCTCGTCGCCTGCTGGACCTCAAGCTCTAGCTGACAACCGATCTTTGTCCACGGAATCTCTCCTACAGCCACTCTCTCCTGGATCCGTGGCGTACGCGGGCCCTCTGGGAGCTCTCCACGGTTCTGAATCATACGAAGGAGGGGGCCTGGGCCTTGGTATGGAGGTTCCTACACTGAACGAGCTCAGCCCTGGACAGGTGACTGGTGAGAACCGCAAACAATATACCTTCAGTCGGCTTATTTGCACACCAATTCCAGTCGGAGATTGTAAATCGAAAGGCTTCAACCAGCAAGCCGACGACCCTTACGCAGATGACGAGTGGCACTATCTCAGAACCACTGCCGAAGAGCTACGGCAAACTGTCATGCAGCAAAATGATCAGATAGAAATTGACCAGAGAACCATAGGGGAATTGACTGGAAAGCTCTCGGAATGCGAAAGTGGACTGGAGGACACCAGCATCTCCGAGAGGAGCGTGGGGGTCTGGGCGGGTAACCGCCGCTTGATGGCCGGGGATGACGTGAGCGCATCGGCTGCAGCACAGCTGCAAACCGCCCGGGCTGTAGAGGAACTGGAGAAAGCCATTCTCCAGCTCAAAGACCGCATTGAAAAGCTCGAG GCTGAGATAGGGCCGGCGCCGGTCCAGAACCACACGGACGTGGGCACCAAGGGCTTCATCAAGGCCAGCGGCAAGCCCAGCTGGCGGGTGGAGGACCTGGAGGGGGAGCTGGAGAAGAAGATGGAGCtcctggagaaggagaggaaggccTTGCGCAAGGAGACCCAGGGCCACCACAAGGAGATCGACGAGGGACTCAACACCCTCCACAACCGCATCGCCGAGCTGGAACAGA GTCTTACAGACTACAGCTACCCAGAGGGCTACAAGCTGTCGTTCCCAGTGCGCACCAACTACATGTATGGGATGGTCAGGAAGGTCATCCCTGAGATGTACGCCTTCACTGCCTGCATGTGGCTGAAGCCCACGGAGGGGGGCATCGGCACCCCGTTCTCCTACGCCGTCCCAGAACAGCCCAACGAGCTGGTGCTGCTCCAAGGGGTCCACAACCCTGTTGAGCTGCTCATCAACGACAAG GTAGCACAGCTGCCCCTGTCCCTCCCTGTCGGCCTCTGGCAGCACATCTGTATCAGCTGGACATTACGGGATGGCGTGTGGCGGGCCTACCAAGGAGGCAAGTTGAAGGGCCAGGGTGAAGGTCTAGCGGCCTGGCATCCCATCAGACCTGGGGGAGTGCTCATCTTGGGGCAGGAGCAG GATACCCTTGGAGGCCGGTTCGATGCGTCCCAGGCGCTGGTTGGGGAACTGTCCAAGTTCAACATGTGGGACCGAGTGCTGTCCCCCACAGAGGTGTCCAGCCTGGCCAGCTGCAGCGGCTCAGCCAAGCTGGGCAACGTGTCCCCGTGGACAGATCGAGACGTGGACGTTTTGGGAGGAGCCACCAAAGAGCCGGTGGACCCCTGCGCCCGCGGCTCAGGGCCACAGCAGTAG
- the LOC134095138 gene encoding extracellular serine/threonine protein kinase FAM20C-like isoform X1, with protein sequence MWQSQRMISGRTRTDKLQSVMRWCTRGRVRTLCLGLACLSVLLHVLLVMLTLSVYQTPCEPHSQLPGETIRALADPNAAPRSDSHGKAPSDPRQPGVSSRDVSGDHKMAAQTREESSAVKQGGIVEPLGETVKVKPVSSPELQPLKPNLTQLEALFAHPLYNLPGAPLQEEDWLLRVKPKVKENELDSPQWLSASEEGYAALHLNGDVETHPPWLRFHLGINRWHLYDHKDPNLRQLEEQLTSHKIVSAVQKTGGTQLKLVMSFPNYGQSLFKPMKQDRNDETNYNLYYFSDFERHNAEIGAFHLDRVLGFRRVPPAVGRLVDVITEIKDITTDRKLAKTFFNSPVGNACFYGQCSYYCSTEHAVCGRPRALEASMATMLPDLSLAPRRSWRSPWRRSYSRSKLAQWETEKDYCDTVKKTPPYNQGTRLVDLIDMAILDFLMSNMDRHHYETFEKFGNDTFLIHLDNGRAFGRFSKDEPSILAPLEQCCRIRRSTLEKLQLLALPHYHLSVVMRASLSQDPLTAVAPLLSEPHLEALDRRLARVLKVVGHCQEQYGNVIYNDIPDYP encoded by the exons ATGTGGCAAAGTCAAAGAATGATTTCTGGCCGAACAAGGACTGATAAACTTCAGAG TGTGATGCGCTGGTGCACGCGTGGCCGTGTGCGGACGCTGTGCCTGGGGCTGGCCTGCCTGTCAGTGCTGCTTCACGTCCTGCTGGTGATGCTCACCCTCTCCGTGTACCAGACTCCGTGTGAGCCTCACTCCCAGCTCCCCGGCGAGACCATCAGGGCCCTCGCGGATCCCAACGCTGCTCCGCGTTCGGACAGCCACGGGAAGGCCCCCTCTGACCCGAGACAGCCTGGCGTCTCCTCCAGGGATGTTAGCGGAGACCACAAAATGGCAGCTCAGACACGGGAAGAGAGCTCAGCTGTAAAGCAGGGTGGAATTGTCGAGCCCCTCGGCGAGACGGTCAAAGTGAAACCTGTGAGCTCACCTGAGCTTCAGCCTTTGAAGCCGAATCTCACTCAGCTGGAGGCTCTCTTCGCACACCCGCTCTACAACCTCCCGGGAGCCCCTCTCCAGGAGGAGGACTGGCTGCTGCGCGTGAAGCCAAAGGTCAAGGAGAACGAGCTGGACAGTCCTCAGTG gttGAGTGCCAGTGAGGAGGGGTACGCTGCACTTCACCTGAACGGTGACGTCGAGACTCACCCGCCCTGGCTGCGCTTCCACCTGGGCATCAACCGCTGGCACCTGTACGACCATAAAGACCCCAACCTGCGccagctggaggagcagctcACTTCCCACAAGATCGTCAGCGCAG TGCAGAAGACCGGAGGCACTCAGCTCAAGTTGGTGATGTCATTTCCTAATTACGGGCAGTCGCTCTTCAAGCCCATGAA GCAAGACCGCAATGATGAAACAAATTACAATCTGTATTACTTCTCTGACTTCGAAAGACACAATGCTGAAATTGGTGCATTTCATCTAGACAG GGTTTTGGGGTTCCGAAGAGTCCCACCTGCGGTTGGAAGGCTAGTAGATGTGATTACAGAAATTAAAGACATAACCACTGACAGAAAACTGGCAAAAACCTTCTTTAATTCACCAG TGGGCAACGCGTGTTTCTACGGTCAGTGCTCGTACTACTGCTCCACGGAGCACGCCGTGTGTGGCCGGCCCCGTGCTCTGGAGGCCTCCATGGCCACCATGCTGCCGGACCTCTCCCTGGCCCCGCGCCGCTCCTGGAGGAGCCCATGGAGGCGCTCCTACAGCCGCAGTAAACTGGCACA gtgggagacagagaaagactaCTGTGATACTGTGAAAAAGACGCCGCCATACAACCAAGGAACACGGCTAGTTGACCTCATTGACATGGCTATCCTGGACTTTCTGATGA GTAACATGGACAGACATCATTACGAAACATTCGAGAAGTTTGGCAATGACACCTTCCTCATACACTTAGACAATGGGAGAGC GTTTGGTCGTTTCTCCAAAGATGAGCCCTCTATATTAGCACCCCTGGAGCAGTGTTGCAG GATCCGCCGCTCCACTCTGGAgaagctgcagctgctggcCCTGCCTCACTACCACCTCAGTGTTGTCATGCGAGCGTCGCTCTCGCAGGACCCGTTGACTGCTGTGGCGCCTCTTCTGTCTGAGCCACACCTTGAAGCCCTGGACCGCCGTTTAGCACGAGTCCTCAAAGTTGTTGGACATTGCCAGGAGCAATATGGCAATGTCATCTACAATGATATCCCTGATTATCCTTGA